In Electrophorus electricus isolate fEleEle1 chromosome 1, fEleEle1.pri, whole genome shotgun sequence, a single window of DNA contains:
- the LOC113584087 gene encoding protein boule-like, whose protein sequence is MESETGTQTSSPSVSPAPPELSNSVNHAPRFGTVIPNRIFVGGIDIKTNENDLGRFFSQYGTIKEVKIVIDRAGVSKGYGFVTFECQEDAQKILHDADRLCFRDKRLNIGQAIRKQQVGVHSGGYTVTSPGPTLALPAPVGTMYLTTPTGYPYTYHNGVAYFHTPEPSTHSSQWPPSHVASGAPVMVPHTPPTFCTPHAYHQYQHVSQGPSQWVSGHLQWAVPQVESPVPLSPTPLLYVQPTELMYHPMELSADNGCVQSAMPLVEAAIPEAYVDHMVQSSYQICMQNPVILSQDGVKEHKVHPVRRGYSHSPIHLKPRYGRGPHFTNLRKDYGPNPAQGPPPLPSLTAQEVLK, encoded by the exons atggagagcgagACAGGC ACACAGACTAGCTCTCCTTCCGTCAGTCCTGCTCCACCAGAACTGTCCAACTCGGTAAACCACGCTCCCCGTTTCGGCACAGTCATCCCCAACCGTATCTTTGTAGGTGGAATCGATATTAAA actaaTGAGAATGATCTCGGGAGATTTTTCTCTCAATATGGAACGATCAAAGAAGTGAAGATTGTTATTGATCGTGCTGGAGTGTCAAAGGG ATACGGCTTTGTCACATTCGAATGTCAGGAGGATGCACAGAAAATTCTGCatgat GCTGATCGGCTGTGTTTCCGGGATAAGAGGCTGAACATTGGCCAGGCCATTCGCAAACAGCAAGTGGGAGTGCACT CAGGTGGCTACACTGTTACAAGTCCTGGTCCCACCCTAGCCCTCCCGGCTCCTGTGGGCACCATGTACCTGACTACACCTACAGGATATCCCTACACCTATCACAATGGAGTGGCCTACTTCCACACACCAGAGCCCAGCACCCACAGCTCACAATGGCCTCCT TCACATGTGGCATCTGGAGCACCAGTGATGGTGCCACACACTCCTCCCACTTTCTGCACTCCACATGCATACCACCAGTACCAG caTGTTTCACAGGGTCCCTCCCAGTGGGTGTCTGGACACCTGCAATGGGCTGTTCCTCAGGTAGAG TCTCCTGTCCCTTTGAGCCCAACCCCTTTGTTATATGTGCAGCCCACCGAGCTAATGTATCACCCCATGGAGCTGTCTGCAGACAATGGGTGTGTTCAATCAGCTATGCCTTTGGTGGAGGCTGCCATTCCTGAG GCATATGTGGATCACATGGTGCAATCATCATATCAGATTTGCATGCAGAACCCAGTGATTCTGTCGCAGGATGGAGTCAAG GAGCATAAGGTCCATCCGGTCAGACGAGGTTACTCCCACTCTCCTATTCACTTGAAGCCCAGGTATGGCCGCGGTCCACATTTCACGAACCTGCGTAAGGACTACGGTCCCAACCCGGCTCAGGGTCCTCCACCGCTACCATCTCTGACTGCCCAGGAGGTGCTAAAATAG